CTATGTCCGTCTCTACATGATTGACATTCCGTATAGAAAATGATTCGTTCGATTCTCGGTTTCATCGGTGAAACATCAGCCTGAGGGCGGATGTTCTACTGCAAGGacagaaaggaagaaaggaaggaataaataatttggtttcctttttcgttttgttttatgtggaaagtttttgttgacgttgacggccataagcgtggacagacttctcgctctgttgttgggaataagatacagacaaatagtAACTTTAGAGCGCACATGCATCATTACAGCTACGTTTTGGATTTTATCCGTCGCCGCTAaatcattttccatttcacaTACTCGAATAACCATTTGGTGTAGTATTATACTTAAACCGTCATGCTCAGTGATCTCAATCGCCTCgtacagaaatatattttgcagTCTTAGACAACATCAGGCTCAAGTACAaaatcatgttcaacaacagctgAGCCTAACAACTGTACTGAACATGGCAAGATACGGGAAGGTAGTGAGCcgtgcactgtgggtgcagttagcattagttgtttgttatgcacCAAAATTTACAATGCTGGTTTTGATCACTTATAGAAAAACCTATTCTTCACGGGTAGTCTATATTGATagatttaaaagtatttttaggtattttaactccactttgaacccgtctctttactgctggaaagtcagagaagtgagacaagcagtaaagcagacaaaccgacaagcactttgctttccatggacCTCGATATATTTTCTCGGAGACTTGTATTAATGGGgcgtaatttgaagggaaagggaaaagaagaCAGAATCAAACACGCCTTTTTTTAGCAGCTTTTGTGTTCTAGATGCTTTAGTGTTTGCCTGATCATGCTGATAAATATCAGATAAAACAGAGTACCATGGTTCAGTAATGTAACCCCGCCGGCGAAAAGGAAAGTTGAAAGGCAGAATTAATATTACCCAGATGCCGAGAGGTGTTATCTTTTCGATTTTCCTCAGATGTACTGTATCGCAGGGCCTCTGCGAACTCGTTActcattttcttgccaaatcCTAAGGCTGTCTTCTTAAAAATTGATCTAGTGAGCCATTTAATAACAACGTGCTATTATGGACTAAACTGCTCCGAGGGATCGTGGCGGGAAAAGGTTATGAATCACGCTCCACGGATATCACCGAAAACTGCATGGTAATTTACTGTAACAATGTTAACAGCTAAGGAGCTCGGCTTAGGAGACCACTAAAGGATCGGAGCGTTTGACAATTCTAAACCAAGATGGCCATCagatttcctgttttctttgtCAAACCGAGCTCATTACCtgagacaaaaacaaatgttttggcGCCTGTTCTCAAACATCCCTACTGAAAACTGTTAAGAACTTATTATAAACCGACATAAATAAATTGATCTCCCAATGAAAGAGCCTTTCAAATAGGTAGTAAAATTATGGATCTAAAAAAATTCAGCGTTTTAGTATCGCTTGCAtctcaaaaaaattttgccTGAATTCTTCAAACTAGCTATTTCCCGTACTCCCTGACCAATCAGCGTCCTTCACTGGGATCGTCTCTCATTGGTTAACTCTTCCcaaactaaaactaaattctACAAATTTTCTTCACTGTAAAAGCAACTCTGTAAGTCAATGGAGAGGAGGTCAGTTTGGACTCTTTTGGTGGCCTTGCCGCCTCAATTTACTTtcaaagacttttttttttaaatgaaaacaattcgTCTAAATTGGAATTTCATTTATTAGTGATAATTTTGGCGTATTTGAAGTATTGATTAGATTTTCCCAATCAAACTCCTGATTTCAAAGGTTTTCCTGAGCTCGCCCCTCTTCAAACCAACATTCTCTATGAGACAAGAACAAAACATTATTCAAACGGAACACAAGAGTTAATGGAATGTGTATCCTGCGCTTCCAATTTAGTGggttgatagaaaaaaaaaccctttttaaCACTGTTCCCATAACAAAATTCAGTACAATTTGTGACGACTTAAAAAGGACTTTCTTGTGCTGTAACACTTGTCACTTTGTAGAGAAGGTTATCAAACGTTTTATTAATGAAAAAGAGGCGTAAACCTGAGATTATTGAAAAAAGGCCTTACTCTAGCTTCCTTAggccattttaaattttttttggccaaTTTTCCTCATACAAATCATCACTTTGGAAAAAAGGGGATCATGTGCACCTAAAGACCTCACCCCCCTGGACACGCCCATTATGTAATCTGACTAAGACAACGTACAATGTCAATCAAAGTCAAGCgccattttcccgcgcttagtCCTATCCTATCTTTATGTGttcttaaagaaagatgtttttttatgCGTTCTTTACGCCTGGAATGAGCGGGCCTCGTTTTCAGTTTCACTGGGCCTCGATTGGGAGTAGAATCTTTGATCAAGTAATGATTAAGGCTGAGAGAGATTTAACACTTCTAAGTCCTACAAAGCGAGCCAGAAAACAAAGAGATTTTTCCAGGTACCGGtattaatttgaattaaaaaatcagtAAGGTGCTAGTCAAGAAATAATACCACGCCGCATCTAAATTAATTATGTGCTTACTAAGAACGTTTTGTATAATTATCATCTGATCGAAGGCCAAAGTTCTCCATTAAATTTAGCCATCGGTACTTAGAGCAATTATCGGTGAAATTAGAGTTTCTAAACGTGTGTTGTATGAAATCAACCAGCCCTAGGTTCTCTTTAGACCATATCAAATTCTATGATCAGTAAGACGGCTAGCCAGctctcattttaatttttccggCTTGTggttttttcagtttcaccTGTCGCTCcccaaactgaaagaaaatgaaaaagcgtcccttattatttatttatcaaacaCCCTGGATTCCATGAGAAACATGGCAGACAAAACAACTCTCTTACTTTTTACAAAAGACCAAGAAGAAAACGCTGAAAAGCTACGGACAGTTTTAGAAAGCGAGGGTGAAGTATTTGTACTGGATCTTGCTGATATTGCTATTCGTGGACTCTCGCTTAAAGACGAAATCCGCACAGGTTGTGACTGCACTGTTTTGATTTGCTCTTCTCAAGCGACGCAGCTTATTAACGAGGAAGAATCCTACGTTTTTGTTACAAAAGGCGGACAGGAAGTAAACTTCGATGGGAAAGTGATCAGCAATGTTCTCAAGGAAGACAATGGAAAGTTACGTCGTAAAATAATTCCGGTATCTTTCGTGGAACTTCCTTCGGTTTTACACGGAGCGGGTACAAGGCGTAAGGATCGACAAAGTGcgatttcatttgaaataaaccAAGGAGAGGTCACAGAAGTAATGTTGGAAGGTGATATCTTACAATCATTGATTGATGCTATTAAGACGGTCTATAAATGATTCGAAATACGACGAAATGTTAAGCAAGTGTTTCTTTTTACGGCCCTGTTGTGCATTTATAAATCAGCGGAGGATTTCTggtgaagaaaatgaaagggtGATCGCGTAAATATTTATAATGTAGAAACGAGTGTATCTTAAAGATAGCGATTGCTGCGCTAAGTTTAGCGGGTAATGTCAACCAGAAGGCTAGTGGAGAGTGGAAAAATAGAGCAGCTTTATTGAGAAGTTTTTAAGCATTTTTCATGAACACAACAATAAGCAGGGATTTTATTAACGCAACAATAAACAGGAACAATAACATTAACAGATGACAGTATGCAGGTTTCACAAGTTTGGTAACTTCGATAATTGTGGAAATATCTCTATAGCAGAAATCAGAGATCCCAACATTTAATATATCAGTAATTTTCATTCTCCATTGTAACTGatataaatttaataaacgGTTTGCTTTCTTTCACCGGAAGTTGTTATTCGAAGTTCTTTTCAATCCGCTGATGACCAGGGAAAAGCGACAGAGAGGAGGCTGAAAACAAGCCTTCCTCGCCCCAGCTCCTTCCTTCGTGTTGGCTACAGCACTCGCATGAAACTGAGCTTAGACATcaacaataggccattttacagttgtgtacttaaatgccaagcctttgatttggagtgaggctgaaggtgaccttgttgtgataaaGACCAGTATCTGGTTAGCTAACAAggcaatttacatttaaaaagcagcaaggtttgtatcataacaaggtcacccttaacATCACTCCTGTTaaaaaggcttggcaaccaaacACGTAATATCGTCTTACATGTCACGTACGCTTTTGTCTTCAAATGGATTCTACAGGAAGTATtagagaaagagaagaagaaaaaagctttAGAACCTAACAaacaaaataggaaaattaGGATGCAGATATAAGTAAATAGATAtttgaataaacaaatgaatgattaagaaaaatgaacgGATTCGCAGAGAAATGagtaaatgcaaaaataaatctCACCTTGCgtttcaaaacgaaaaaaaccgaGGAACTCGGCAACACTTTATGATTAGGAAAGAAACTAAACTATGTgattaaagaattatttttgtgaGCAGTACTCAGTCTAGCTTATTTCCCTGATACACAGCTACTCCTACGTGTGCCAATATCCTTCTGCTCCGTCCATTATCGAGGGTCGTAGAATTATCATTCCTCTCGTGGTGTGAAGCAGCAATATGTGATCACTGCGTTTATATATTACTCTGAGGGCAACGCGCTTCTACACATTTAGGCAACATCAGAATATTTACCACACGACAGTGCTCTCCCGAGTCCTTTATCGTGCGTATCAAAGGTCGTATAAACTATAAACTACCATATATTTATCctttaatgaaagaaaactatTTCCTACAGGAAAGCGGCGAAATTGCTCCGACATACCCCTCTCCCGATAAAAAGGGGCTCGGGTGACGCCCTTCCGACATCCGGGTGGGGGAGCAGAGATCTTTTTCAAGCGTGTTAGATAGGTGCCGATAATCTGATTAAAATCTTAATTATAACATTTATGacttttatttcttattttgtcGGTAACGTGTTCAGCAATTTCAGAGTTTGGACCGCAGCTTCTTAGAATTCTTCAAGTTCTTCAGGAAATAAAATCGGTGTCACGCCCGACATTCTTCTGATGTTCCGAAAAAGGAATGTGTTGTACATCCGTCTCTTCGGTATTCCGCtttcaaaagaaagagattttattactcatttgaaaaagtattgTTTTCCAGTCGGCGCCTGAGgtgcaaaaataataataaagtcaGTTCTGTCTCGCAATTGGTTGATGCGTTAATTAATGAGGTATTTTCGTGATGAATGGATCAGGCGCGCTTTGTCTGGGAGCACGATTTAATGCCAACAGCTTCGGCGAAGAAAGCATCAGATCGATTGTTCGTTGCTGAAATTCGTAAGAAATGGCTGTAATTTTGGAGACATTGAGGCTTCGACATCTTTTAGCGTTTGCACTTCTCTTGGTGGGAATTCTGGCGACCTTTTTCGCTGTAGGAGGAAAAATCGGTGAGTGTTgttaaatcaattttgatttacCGTCATAATATGCGAATTATGTAGCGAAGCCTTGTCAAATCCAAGAGAGAATTCTACACTCAGTCAGAAGTTTGTGAATCAAGACGCTTCTATCAGTAGTTAGAAATCGAGATTGCGTATACAAAAGAGCAATTAAGAGGAACAGTGAAACACATGTCAAATAATGTATCGAATTGAAAATTCGAGAGTTATTACTGAGAGCGATTCCATCACAAGTGGTCATTCATC
This is a stretch of genomic DNA from Pocillopora verrucosa isolate sample1 chromosome 12, ASM3666991v2, whole genome shotgun sequence. It encodes these proteins:
- the LOC131772434 gene encoding uncharacterized protein — translated: MRNMADKTTLLLFTKDQEENAEKLRTVLESEGEVFVLDLADIAIRGLSLKDEIRTGCDCTVLICSSQATQLINEEESYVFVTKGGQEVNFDGKVISNVLKEDNGKLRRKIIPVSFVELPSVLHGAGTRRKDRQSAISFEINQGEVTEVMLEGDILQSLIDAIKTVYK